A genome region from Pseudomonas anguilliseptica includes the following:
- a CDS encoding non-ribosomal peptide synthetase, with protein MTSIQRHLASPGQQALWTFHRLNPTSPAYNMVLARELRAELDPERLCAAFALVLANYEALHCGYQEEDGQLWMVQPVRIEPDVATQRVENLHQTDVRAWLEQQADLPFELVRGQVCRLRLLHNQTASGPQLHMCAAFHHISGDFFSVEWAVELMFAVYEALQNGQPLSLPESGRYFDWLAEQREMQGGESNDALASFWQDRLAGAPAPLELTPDLPRPRSPSYAGEEFEQWLSLDDSQALRALAEQLNISLFGLLAGLFQVFMHRQSGQDDFLIGTPTMDRHKAKYKQLIGYTLNAIPLRARLKDNPRLDDYLRDSAKQLREGLRHRRLPLARIQAAAASPMLFRHMLTYMPNRREAALARFSLREHLATQRGAANELNLRWQDDGQRLQAQWRYSSELFRGERIARMAAQFVEFARAAVTRPTARLSELPACAPQEQSRLNGPALAPSAATALAAFTQQVAAHPQRLALIEGDASLSYAELDQAATRLAERFQATGLGAGGVVALALPRGTALLTAMLASWKAGAAYLCLDPALPTSRRLHMLGDSGAMLVAGLGPAPAELGETRWLNLDTSVGWVERSETQQPPPAKPIASAHPAQPAYLIYTSGSTGMPKGVVVSQGNLIHYVDGVLRALQLPDDASLSALATVAADLGYTAWFGALLSGRSLRLIDETLAADPEALAASLAEQPLDCLKIVPSHLKALLAVTEPARLLPRHSLVLGGEGLDLSLVQRIRELAPDCRVVNHYGPTETTVGCLSHGVQDLEPSLSGLVPVGSPLANVSVQVLDGYLNPLPQGSAGELYVGGAGVANGYLGQPRLSAERFIPDPFAADGSRLYRTGDRVRMLPNGLLEFLGRIDNQVKIRGFRVELGEVEACLKACPELRDAVVLAQPAASGDGLRLVAYLVAAQPIQLDELRQRLAKQLPDYMLPAVFVELAELPRLANGKVDRKNLPLPTETATAKAAEGAPRDGVEESLVQLWSALLQRESLSIHDDFFALGGDSILALQLIAKARQVGLKFSPKQLFAQPTIASLAATLDCPARKLEAQLLLLWRELLGQPELARRDDFFGQGGDSILALQLIAKCRQAGLKFSPKELFAHPSVAALAGLLLSRAPATGSAPAQAAAPRLAPFALSTLAAEQLRELAGAELEDAYPLSPLQKGLLFHSLLEGDSGVYVNQLQAELSGPFAPEPFLAAWRAAVAAHPLLRTGVLWQGLDEPVQAVYRQLELPVTLLDWNELDESARQRALDAYCQADRVQGFAPDRPPLQRLALIRLEEQRWWLVWSRHHLIADGWSSVLLLEEILTRYSGSTPAPRPAYRDYIGWLAAQPTQDATAFWQGRLQGFEGSGSLPMLAAPRPGQAVDYLTRGLSFDAAQTLRLNQAAKRAKVTLNTLIQAAWALLLARYNDQPDVIIGVTSSGRPSELPGADRMLGVFINTLPLRLQALPQLTLADFLRAVQDASVALREHEQTPLAEILQSQDRGAALFDTLLVFQNLPAAAERQLRVGELSLRALDNLEQTNYGLTLEALPGRQLQLLFSADAQRLPEPLLLALMDHMRQLLLAMDSPAATRLGQIGLLGAREQARLAEWGRHDADYSLEPDWQTRVAARVATHPERIVARCGDASLTYAQLWQRSEVLARGMRALGAQADQPVALLAERGLELLCLMVATLRAGAAWLPLEPTQPPARWQHVLNRANRPLVICNEVHRAALAEHYDGPIAVPAELLARSVDGQLPTTPARPEQLAYVLFTSGSTGQPKGVMVNRAGMLNNMLAKLAPLGLSEEDVIAQSAPACFDISVWQTLTAPLFGACVEIIQDAVVRDPQALLALLASRRISLLEPVPALLHALLEVQGERQVELPALRWVLPTGEALPMPTARAWFERYPAIPLMNAYGPAECSDDVAFHPLHQAPEEGGSVAIGSPTAGAELYVLGHDLNPLPVGVPGELAIGGIGVSRGYLADPARTAASFVPNPFGAPGSRLYLSGDLARWRADGVLEYLGRKDFQLKLRGFRIEPGEIEACLERHPAVQRALVNLQRLGESELLVAYWQGDDGAMAEEAELASYLRGELPAYMLPSAWVRVDSWPLNGNGKVDRKALPAPRLDSALIEPPQGETEQRLAELWAALLPPQALGRHSHFFEAGGHSLLATRLLARVRQAWAVDLPLRAVFEAPSLWQMAERLDALLAQPASLSTIPALGPVERSAEMPLSPSQQRLWLVDRLQGGAAYNMAATLSLDGELDVAVLQATFAALLQRHEVLRTAYPDNDGEPCAVISAHLDFHLGLRDLSQLPPAEREAEAQRESLANLRQPFDLSEPPLIRARLLKLGEQRHHLLLALHHMVADGWSVGVLFDELSQLYRSLRAAEPVNLAPLPLQYADYAAWQHRLLSGERLQRELGFWRTELAAAPQVLALPSDWPRPAQASSAGAAHAFRVPAALLERLEALVHTEGASLYMVLLSAFQLLLHRLSGSDDLLLGTDVAGREARELEGLIGFFVNVLPLRSRLQPRARFVDLLAATKRTCLAAFEHQTLPFERIVEALEVPRDRSRNPLVQALFVMQNTPQSDFAIPGLAIQLQPPAERSSKFDMALFLEREGGDLCADWVYASALFKAERIAALADAWVAVLEQAVAAPQGAVAAFTFTLPQSEPSCMAKNPPSTSKLDKLKKLAPRTSAAPRPLIKTRPLMDGRDFPLLIEPATPDLDPVGWARSSRDLIDTLLCRHAGLLLRGFALHSPQDFEAFAEAIHPGLFGGYGDLPKKEGGRNIYRSTPYPEREMILYHNESSHLPRAPRKQWFFCEQPSPVGGATPIVDCRELYRRLPTELAQTFESKGLLYVRTFTKRLDVSWQEFFKTDERAEVEAQCRASGTEFVWLANDELQTRTRCPAVIRHPLSGERSFFNQVQLHHVHCLEPEVREDLLALVGLERMPRHVYFGDGSSIDDEVMALLGRLYEECAVRFDWQRGDVVMLDNLLAAHARDPYEGPRKIAVAMGDLHEPAQLLNNRSEMELQN; from the coding sequence ATGACGAGTATCCAGCGCCACCTCGCCAGCCCGGGGCAGCAAGCCCTATGGACCTTCCACCGGCTCAATCCAACGAGTCCGGCCTACAACATGGTGTTGGCCCGCGAACTGCGCGCCGAGCTGGACCCGGAGCGCCTGTGCGCCGCCTTCGCCCTGGTACTGGCCAACTACGAGGCCCTGCATTGCGGCTATCAAGAGGAAGACGGCCAGTTGTGGATGGTTCAGCCGGTGCGTATCGAACCTGATGTGGCAACCCAACGGGTCGAAAATCTGCACCAGACCGATGTGCGTGCCTGGCTGGAACAGCAAGCCGATCTGCCTTTCGAGCTGGTGCGGGGTCAGGTTTGCCGCCTGCGCCTGTTGCACAACCAGACCGCCAGCGGCCCGCAGCTGCATATGTGCGCGGCGTTCCACCACATCAGCGGCGACTTCTTCAGCGTGGAATGGGCAGTGGAGCTGATGTTCGCCGTCTATGAAGCGCTGCAGAACGGCCAGCCGCTATCGCTGCCAGAATCCGGTCGGTATTTCGACTGGCTGGCCGAACAACGCGAGATGCAAGGCGGCGAGAGCAACGACGCGCTGGCCAGCTTCTGGCAAGACCGCCTGGCCGGCGCGCCGGCGCCGCTGGAATTGACCCCGGACCTGCCACGCCCGCGCAGCCCGAGCTACGCCGGCGAAGAGTTTGAACAATGGCTGAGCCTCGACGATAGCCAGGCCCTGCGCGCACTGGCCGAACAGCTGAATATCAGCCTGTTCGGCCTGCTCGCGGGACTGTTCCAGGTTTTTATGCATCGTCAGAGCGGCCAGGATGACTTCCTGATCGGAACCCCGACCATGGATCGGCACAAAGCCAAGTACAAACAGCTGATCGGCTACACCCTCAACGCCATCCCGCTGCGCGCCCGCCTCAAAGACAACCCACGCCTGGACGATTACCTGCGGGACAGCGCCAAGCAGCTGCGCGAAGGATTGCGCCATCGCCGCCTGCCGCTCGCGCGCATCCAGGCAGCGGCCGCCAGCCCGATGCTGTTCCGCCATATGCTCACCTACATGCCCAACCGCCGTGAAGCCGCGCTGGCGCGCTTCAGCCTGCGCGAACACCTCGCCACCCAGCGCGGCGCGGCCAACGAGTTGAACCTGCGCTGGCAGGATGACGGCCAACGGCTGCAAGCCCAATGGCGCTACAGCAGCGAACTGTTTCGCGGCGAGCGCATCGCCCGCATGGCGGCGCAGTTTGTTGAATTCGCCCGCGCCGCCGTAACCCGACCCACCGCGCGGCTAAGCGAGTTGCCAGCCTGCGCGCCTCAGGAACAGTCGCGCTTGAACGGCCCAGCGCTCGCGCCGAGCGCCGCCACCGCCTTGGCCGCCTTCACCCAGCAGGTCGCGGCCCACCCGCAACGGCTGGCACTGATCGAGGGCGACGCCAGCCTGAGCTACGCCGAGCTGGACCAAGCCGCTACCCGTCTGGCCGAGCGCTTCCAGGCCACAGGCCTGGGTGCCGGCGGCGTGGTCGCACTCGCCTTGCCGCGCGGCACGGCCCTGCTTACCGCCATGCTCGCCAGTTGGAAGGCCGGCGCCGCCTACCTCTGCCTCGATCCGGCCCTGCCCACCTCTCGGCGCCTGCATATGCTCGGTGACAGCGGCGCAATGTTGGTGGCAGGCCTTGGCCCGGCGCCCGCCGAGCTGGGCGAGACACGCTGGCTAAACCTCGACACCTCCGTAGGCTGGGTAGAGCGCAGCGAAACCCAGCAGCCGCCCCCAGCGAAGCCAATCGCCAGCGCCCATCCCGCGCAACCGGCCTATCTGATCTACACCTCAGGCTCCACCGGCATGCCCAAGGGCGTGGTGGTGAGCCAGGGCAATCTGATCCATTACGTCGACGGCGTGCTGCGCGCCCTGCAATTACCGGACGACGCCAGCCTCAGCGCCCTCGCCACGGTGGCGGCGGACTTGGGTTACACCGCCTGGTTCGGCGCGCTGCTCAGCGGTCGCAGCCTACGCCTGATCGACGAAACCCTCGCCGCCGACCCCGAGGCCCTGGCCGCCAGCCTGGCCGAGCAGCCGCTCGATTGCCTGAAGATAGTGCCCTCGCACCTCAAGGCCCTGCTGGCCGTGACCGAGCCGGCGCGCCTGTTGCCGCGCCATAGCCTGGTGCTGGGGGGCGAAGGGCTGGACCTGAGCCTGGTGCAGCGCATCCGCGAACTGGCGCCGGATTGCCGCGTCGTTAACCACTACGGCCCCACGGAAACCACGGTCGGTTGCCTGAGCCATGGCGTGCAAGACCTCGAGCCCAGCCTGTCCGGCTTGGTGCCAGTGGGCAGCCCCCTGGCCAATGTCAGCGTGCAGGTGCTGGATGGCTACCTCAACCCCCTGCCCCAGGGCAGCGCGGGCGAGCTCTATGTGGGCGGCGCCGGTGTTGCCAATGGCTATCTGGGCCAACCGCGGCTGAGCGCCGAACGCTTTATCCCCGATCCCTTCGCCGCCGATGGCAGCCGCCTGTACCGCACCGGCGACCGCGTGCGCATGCTGCCGAACGGTTTGCTGGAGTTCCTCGGGCGCATCGACAACCAGGTGAAGATTCGCGGTTTCCGCGTCGAGCTGGGTGAAGTGGAGGCCTGCCTCAAGGCCTGCCCCGAGCTGCGCGACGCCGTGGTGCTGGCGCAACCGGCGGCCAGCGGCGACGGCCTGCGCCTGGTCGCTTACCTGGTCGCGGCCCAGCCCATCCAGCTGGACGAACTGCGCCAGCGTCTGGCCAAGCAATTGCCCGACTATATGCTGCCCGCCGTCTTCGTCGAACTGGCCGAGCTGCCGCGCCTGGCCAACGGCAAGGTGGATCGCAAGAACCTGCCGCTGCCCACGGAAACCGCCACCGCCAAAGCCGCAGAAGGCGCGCCGCGCGATGGCGTGGAAGAATCCCTGGTGCAGCTGTGGAGTGCCCTGCTGCAACGCGAATCGCTGTCGATCCACGACGACTTCTTCGCCCTCGGCGGCGATTCCATCCTGGCCCTACAACTGATCGCCAAAGCCCGTCAGGTCGGCCTCAAATTCAGCCCCAAGCAGTTGTTCGCCCAGCCGACCATTGCCAGCCTGGCAGCGACCCTGGATTGCCCCGCGCGCAAGCTAGAAGCGCAATTGCTGCTGCTCTGGCGCGAGCTGCTGGGGCAGCCTGAGCTGGCCCGCCGGGACGATTTCTTCGGCCAAGGCGGCGATTCGATTTTGGCCCTGCAACTGATCGCCAAGTGCCGCCAGGCCGGGCTCAAGTTCAGCCCCAAGGAACTCTTCGCACACCCCAGCGTTGCAGCGCTGGCCGGTTTGCTGCTAAGCCGCGCACCTGCCACCGGTAGCGCGCCCGCGCAAGCCGCCGCGCCGCGTTTGGCGCCGTTCGCCCTGAGTACGCTCGCCGCCGAACAGCTGCGCGAGCTGGCCGGCGCCGAATTGGAGGATGCCTATCCGCTGTCGCCGCTGCAAAAAGGCCTGCTGTTCCACAGCCTGCTGGAAGGCGACAGCGGCGTTTACGTCAACCAGTTGCAAGCCGAGCTGAGCGGCCCCTTCGCCCCTGAACCCTTCCTTGCCGCCTGGCGCGCGGCGGTCGCCGCCCATCCGCTGCTGCGTACCGGCGTGCTTTGGCAGGGTCTGGACGAGCCCGTGCAGGCGGTCTATCGCCAGCTGGAGTTGCCGGTAACACTGCTGGATTGGAATGAGCTGGACGAGTCGGCCCGTCAACGAGCCCTCGACGCTTACTGCCAGGCCGACCGCGTTCAGGGTTTCGCCCCGGATCGCCCGCCGCTGCAACGCCTAGCCCTGATCCGTCTGGAGGAACAGCGCTGGTGGCTGGTGTGGAGCCGCCATCACCTGATCGCCGACGGTTGGAGTTCGGTGCTGTTGCTGGAGGAAATCCTCACCCGTTACAGCGGCAGCACCCCGGCGCCGCGCCCTGCCTACCGCGACTATATCGGCTGGCTGGCCGCGCAACCGACCCAGGACGCGACGGCATTCTGGCAAGGCAGGCTGCAAGGCTTCGAAGGCAGCGGCTCGCTGCCGATGCTGGCCGCGCCGCGCCCCGGCCAGGCGGTGGACTACCTGACCCGCGGGCTGAGCTTCGACGCCGCGCAAACCCTGCGCCTGAACCAGGCGGCCAAGCGCGCCAAGGTCACCCTCAATACCCTGATCCAGGCCGCCTGGGCGCTGTTGCTGGCGCGCTACAACGACCAGCCCGATGTGATCATCGGCGTCACCAGCAGCGGTCGGCCAAGCGAACTGCCCGGCGCCGACAGGATGCTCGGGGTCTTTATCAACACCTTGCCGTTGCGCCTGCAAGCGCTGCCGCAGCTGACGCTGGCGGATTTCCTGCGGGCGGTCCAGGACGCCAGCGTCGCCCTGCGCGAACACGAGCAAACGCCACTGGCCGAAATCCTGCAAAGCCAGGATCGCGGCGCCGCACTGTTCGACACCCTGCTGGTGTTCCAGAACCTGCCGGCCGCCGCCGAGCGGCAGTTGCGGGTTGGCGAACTGAGTCTGCGCGCCCTGGATAACCTGGAACAGACCAACTACGGCCTGACCCTGGAAGCCCTGCCGGGACGCCAACTGCAACTGCTGTTCAGCGCCGACGCCCAGCGTCTGCCGGAGCCGCTGTTGCTGGCCCTGATGGATCATATGCGCCAGCTGCTGCTGGCGATGGATAGCCCCGCGGCAACCCGCCTCGGCCAGATCGGCCTGCTGGGTGCGAGAGAGCAGGCGCGCCTGGCCGAATGGGGCCGCCACGACGCCGATTACAGCCTCGAACCCGATTGGCAAACTCGGGTCGCCGCGCGGGTCGCCACTCACCCCGAACGCATCGTTGCCCGTTGCGGCGACGCAAGCCTGACCTACGCCCAGCTCTGGCAGCGCTCCGAAGTCTTGGCCCGCGGTATGCGTGCCCTCGGCGCGCAGGCCGATCAGCCGGTGGCGCTGCTGGCCGAACGCGGCCTGGAACTGCTCTGTTTGATGGTCGCCACCCTGCGCGCCGGTGCCGCCTGGTTGCCGCTGGAACCGACGCAGCCGCCAGCCCGCTGGCAGCACGTATTAAACCGCGCGAATCGGCCACTGGTGATCTGCAACGAGGTGCATCGCGCCGCCCTGGCCGAGCACTACGATGGCCCTATCGCCGTGCCCGCCGAGCTGCTGGCGCGCAGCGTCGATGGCCAGCTACCGACCACCCCGGCACGCCCCGAACAACTGGCCTATGTGCTCTTCACCTCCGGCTCCACCGGCCAGCCCAAGGGCGTGATGGTCAACCGCGCCGGCATGCTCAACAACATGCTGGCCAAGCTGGCGCCGCTGGGCTTGAGCGAAGAGGACGTGATCGCCCAGAGCGCGCCGGCCTGTTTCGATATTTCGGTGTGGCAGACCCTCACCGCACCGCTGTTCGGCGCCTGCGTGGAAATAATCCAGGACGCGGTGGTGCGCGACCCGCAGGCCCTGCTCGCACTGCTCGCCAGCCGCCGGATCAGCCTGCTGGAGCCGGTACCCGCCCTGCTGCATGCCTTGCTGGAGGTCCAGGGCGAACGCCAGGTCGAACTGCCCGCGCTGCGCTGGGTGCTGCCCACCGGCGAGGCGCTGCCGATGCCGACCGCCCGCGCCTGGTTCGAGCGCTACCCGGCTATCCCGCTGATGAACGCCTACGGCCCGGCCGAATGCTCGGACGACGTGGCCTTCCACCCCTTGCACCAGGCTCCCGAAGAAGGCGGCAGCGTCGCCATCGGCAGCCCCACCGCCGGGGCCGAGCTCTATGTCCTGGGTCACGACCTCAACCCGCTGCCGGTCGGCGTACCCGGCGAACTGGCCATCGGCGGTATCGGCGTCAGCCGTGGCTACCTGGCCGACCCCGCGCGCACTGCCGCCAGTTTCGTGCCCAACCCCTTCGGCGCGCCGGGCAGCCGCCTGTACCTGAGCGGCGACCTGGCCCGCTGGCGCGCCGACGGCGTGCTGGAATACCTGGGGCGCAAGGACTTCCAACTCAAGCTGCGCGGTTTCCGCATCGAACCCGGCGAAATCGAGGCCTGCCTGGAACGCCACCCGGCGGTGCAGCGCGCCCTGGTCAACCTGCAACGCCTGGGCGAAAGCGAACTGCTGGTGGCCTATTGGCAAGGCGATGACGGCGCCATGGCCGAGGAAGCCGAACTGGCCAGTTATCTGCGCGGCGAACTGCCGGCCTATATGCTGCCCTCCGCCTGGGTGCGGGTGGATAGCTGGCCGCTGAATGGCAACGGCAAGGTCGATCGCAAAGCATTGCCGGCACCGCGCCTGGACAGCGCGCTGATCGAGCCGCCCCAAGGCGAAACCGAGCAACGCCTGGCCGAACTCTGGGCAGCGCTGCTGCCACCGCAGGCCTTGGGTCGCCACAGCCACTTCTTCGAGGCGGGCGGCCATTCGCTGCTGGCCACCCGCCTGCTGGCCCGAGTACGCCAGGCCTGGGCGGTGGACCTGCCGCTGCGCGCGGTGTTCGAAGCGCCGAGCCTATGGCAGATGGCCGAGCGTCTGGATGCGCTGCTCGCCCAACCCGCCAGCCTGTCGACAATCCCAGCGCTAGGCCCGGTGGAACGCAGCGCCGAGATGCCGCTGTCGCCCAGCCAGCAACGCCTGTGGCTGGTGGATCGCCTGCAGGGTGGCGCCGCCTACAACATGGCGGCGACCCTGAGCCTGGACGGCGAACTGGACGTGGCGGTGCTGCAAGCCACCTTCGCCGCCCTACTGCAACGCCATGAGGTGCTGCGCACCGCCTACCCGGATAACGACGGCGAACCTTGCGCGGTGATAAGCGCGCATCTGGACTTCCACCTGGGCCTGCGCGATCTGTCCCAGCTACCTCCCGCCGAGCGCGAAGCCGAGGCCCAACGGGAAAGCCTGGCAAACCTGCGCCAGCCCTTCGACCTGAGCGAGCCGCCACTGATCCGGGCGCGCCTGCTCAAGCTCGGCGAGCAGCGCCATCATCTGCTGCTGGCCCTGCACCATATGGTCGCCGACGGTTGGTCGGTGGGCGTGTTGTTCGACGAGTTAAGCCAGCTCTACCGCAGCCTGCGCGCCGCCGAGCCGGTCAACCTGGCGCCCCTGCCGCTGCAGTACGCCGACTACGCCGCCTGGCAACACCGCTTACTCAGCGGCGAGCGACTGCAGCGCGAACTGGGCTTCTGGCGTACCGAGTTGGCCGCCGCGCCCCAGGTACTGGCGCTGCCCAGCGACTGGCCGCGCCCGGCCCAGGCCAGCAGCGCCGGCGCAGCACATGCCTTCCGCGTACCCGCTGCCTTGCTCGAGCGCCTGGAAGCCCTGGTCCATACCGAGGGCGCCAGCCTCTATATGGTCCTGCTGAGCGCCTTCCAACTGCTGCTGCACCGCCTCAGCGGTAGCGACGACCTGCTGCTCGGCACCGACGTGGCCGGCCGCGAAGCCCGCGAACTGGAAGGGCTGATCGGCTTCTTCGTCAACGTCCTGCCGCTGCGCTCGCGCCTGCAGCCGAGGGCACGCTTCGTCGACCTGCTGGCCGCCACAAAACGCACCTGCCTGGCCGCCTTCGAGCACCAGACGCTGCCCTTCGAGCGCATCGTCGAGGCCCTGGAGGTACCCCGCGACCGCAGCCGCAACCCGCTGGTGCAGGCCCTGTTCGTGATGCAGAACACCCCGCAGAGCGACTTCGCCATCCCCGGCCTGGCTATCCAGCTCCAGCCGCCCGCCGAACGCAGCAGCAAGTTCGACATGGCGCTGTTCCTCGAACGCGAAGGCGGCGACCTGTGTGCCGACTGGGTCTACGCCAGCGCCTTGTTCAAGGCCGAACGCATCGCCGCTCTGGCCGATGCCTGGGTCGCGGTACTGGAACAGGCCGTCGCCGCGCCCCAGGGTGCAGTCGCCGCTTTCACCTTCACACTGCCGCAATCGGAGCCTTCCTGCATGGCCAAGAACCCGCCATCGACCAGCAAACTCGACAAACTGAAAAAACTCGCGCCGCGCACCAGTGCCGCGCCGCGGCCGCTGATCAAGACCCGGCCGCTGATGGACGGGCGCGACTTCCCGCTGCTGATCGAACCGGCGACCCCCGACCTCGACCCGGTGGGCTGGGCGCGCAGCTCGCGCGACCTGATCGACACCCTGCTGTGCCGTCACGCCGGCCTGCTGCTCCGTGGCTTCGCCCTGCACAGCCCGCAGGATTTCGAAGCCTTCGCCGAGGCCATCCACCCCGGTCTGTTCGGCGGCTATGGCGACCTGCCGAAGAAGGAAGGCGGGCGCAATATCTACCGCTCCACGCCCTACCCCGAGCGGGAAATGATCCTCTACCACAACGAGAGTTCGCACCTGCCGCGCGCGCCGCGCAAGCAGTGGTTCTTCTGCGAACAGCCGTCGCCGGTGGGCGGCGCCACCCCCATCGTCGATTGCCGCGAGCTGTACCGGCGTTTGCCGACGGAGCTGGCGCAAACCTTCGAAAGCAAGGGCCTGCTCTATGTGCGCACCTTCACCAAGCGCCTGGATGTGAGCTGGCAGGAGTTCTTCAAGACCGACGAGCGCGCCGAGGTGGAGGCCCAGTGCCGCGCCAGCGGTACCGAGTTCGTCTGGCTGGCCAATGACGAATTGCAGACCCGCACCCGCTGCCCGGCGGTGATCCGCCACCCGCTGAGCGGCGAGCGCAGCTTCTTCAACCAGGTGCAGTTGCACCACGTGCATTGCCTGGAGCCGGAAGTGCGCGAGGACCTGCTGGCCCTGGTCGGTTTGGAGCGCATGCCGCGCCACGTCTACTTCGGCGACGGCAGCTCGATCGACGATGAGGTGATGGCGCTGCTCGGTCGCCTCTACGAGGAGTGCGCGGTGCGCTTCGACTGGCAGCGCGGCGACGTGGTGATGCTCGACAACCTCCTGGCCGCCCACGCCCGCGACCCCTACGAGGGCCCGCGCAAGATCGCGGTGGCCATGGGCGACCTGCACGAGCCGGCACAACTGTTGAATAACCGCAGCGAAATGGAATTGCAGAATTGA
- a CDS encoding thioesterase II family protein gives MTVTASPWFSVVAQGKTPAALRLYCFPYAGAGHTVFQHWRARLTDDIELALIKLPGRGARFSEPHADSLDELAEALAQAIAETSEGPEHFAFFGHSMGALLAFETARALQKRGLSPRALLVSARTAPVAHGWRKRLSDLPDEAFLEVIRSMNGLPQEVLDNSDWLALFLPIIRADFALCENYRYCPGLPLACPIQVVAGRDDASVPLALLDGWAGETLAGCQSTLFAGGHFYLFEHETELLELIQRQLCSPRKNRHAAV, from the coding sequence ATGACAGTGACTGCCAGCCCCTGGTTCTCGGTAGTGGCGCAAGGCAAGACGCCAGCCGCATTGCGTCTTTACTGCTTCCCCTATGCCGGGGCCGGGCACACGGTGTTTCAGCATTGGCGGGCGCGGCTGACCGATGATATCGAACTGGCTTTGATCAAGCTGCCGGGCCGCGGCGCGCGCTTCTCCGAGCCCCATGCCGACTCGCTCGACGAATTGGCCGAGGCCTTGGCGCAAGCGATTGCCGAAACCAGCGAGGGGCCTGAGCACTTCGCCTTTTTCGGTCATAGCATGGGCGCCTTGCTGGCTTTCGAGACTGCACGCGCCTTGCAGAAACGCGGACTATCGCCCCGTGCGCTGCTGGTGTCGGCGCGCACCGCGCCGGTCGCCCACGGCTGGCGCAAGCGTTTGTCCGATCTGCCGGACGAAGCCTTCCTCGAAGTCATTCGCAGCATGAATGGCCTGCCCCAGGAAGTGCTCGACAATTCGGACTGGCTGGCGTTATTCCTGCCAATCATCCGCGCCGATTTCGCCCTCTGCGAAAACTACCGCTATTGCCCAGGGCTGCCGCTGGCTTGCCCGATCCAGGTAGTGGCAGGGCGTGACGATGCCAGCGTACCCCTGGCCCTGCTCGATGGCTGGGCCGGCGAGACCCTGGCTGGCTGTCAAAGCACATTGTTTGCGGGCGGACACTTCTATCTGTTCGAGCATGAGACTGAGCTGCTCGAGCTGATTCAACGCCAACTCTGTTCACCGCGAAAGAACCGCCATGCAGCTGTCTGA
- a CDS encoding MbtH family protein, translating into MSWDSPETRFLVVVNHEEQYSIWPDYKPLPEGWRAVDKQGSKEECLAYIESVWTDMRPLSLRQALQAQGQG; encoded by the coding sequence ATGAGCTGGGACAGCCCCGAGACGCGTTTTCTGGTGGTGGTCAATCACGAGGAGCAGTACTCCATCTGGCCGGACTACAAGCCGCTGCCCGAAGGCTGGCGAGCCGTCGACAAGCAGGGCAGCAAGGAGGAGTGCCTGGCCTATATCGAATCGGTGTGGACCGACATGCGCCCGCTGAGTCTGCGTCAGGCCCTGCAGGCACAAGGGCAGGGCTGA
- a CDS encoding TauD/TfdA family dioxygenase, translated as MEAAREHGLSVQPLLAESTLPLLVQPTANQTISLPALHQLARTRLHEVGGLLLRGFDVLGEQAFQQLVRGFGHELLNYEFGSTPRKAVEQGVYTSTEYPAHQVIPLHNEQSYTLQWPLKIWFHCVQPSAEGGETPIADSRLIYDRIDPALRQRFTDKRLMYVRNYGNGLDLPWQQAFNSDDHQVVEAFCRANRIDFEWKDDGELRTRQVCQAVARHPHTAENVWFNQAHLFHVSNLAPAVREGLLAVVEDPLDLPRNVYYGDGSPLEDSALEEIRGVLDDCTVRFPWQQGDVLMLDNMLVAHGRSSFKGARKVIVAMAEPAQEQAL; from the coding sequence ATGGAAGCTGCGCGCGAGCACGGTCTGAGCGTGCAACCACTGCTGGCGGAGTCGACCTTACCGTTGCTGGTGCAGCCGACAGCCAATCAGACGATCAGCCTGCCCGCCCTGCACCAGCTCGCCCGGACGCGGCTGCACGAGGTCGGCGGTTTGCTGTTACGCGGTTTCGACGTGCTCGGCGAACAGGCTTTCCAGCAATTGGTGCGTGGCTTCGGCCACGAGTTGCTCAACTATGAATTCGGCTCCACCCCACGCAAAGCCGTGGAACAGGGCGTCTACACCTCCACCGAATATCCGGCGCATCAGGTTATCCCGCTGCATAACGAGCAGTCCTACACCCTGCAATGGCCGCTGAAAATCTGGTTCCACTGCGTGCAGCCCAGCGCCGAGGGCGGCGAGACGCCGATCGCCGACAGCCGCTTGATCTACGACCGAATCGACCCCGCCTTGCGCCAGCGTTTCACCGACAAGCGCCTAATGTACGTGCGCAATTACGGCAACGGCCTCGACCTGCCCTGGCAGCAAGCCTTCAACAGCGATGACCATCAGGTGGTGGAAGCCTTCTGCCGCGCCAACCGCATCGATTTTGAATGGAAAGACGACGGCGAGCTGCGCACCCGCCAAGTCTGCCAGGCGGTGGCCCGCCATCCTCACACCGCCGAGAACGTCTGGTTTAACCAGGCGCACCTGTTCCACGTCTCCAACCTCGCCCCCGCCGTGCGCGAGGGCCTGCTGGCGGTGGTCGAGGACCCGCTCGACCTGCCGCGCAACGTTTATTACGGCGACGGCTCGCCCCTGGAGGACAGCGCCCTGGAGGAAATCCGCGGCGTGCTGGACGACTGCACGGTGCGCTTCCCCTGGCAGCAAGGCGACGTGCTGATGCTCGACAACATGCTGGTGGCCCACGGCCGTTCCAGCTTCAAGGGCGCGCGCAAGGTCATAGTCGCCATGGCCGAGCCGGCGCAGGAGCAGGCGCTATGA